In one Spirosoma rigui genomic region, the following are encoded:
- the moaC gene encoding cyclic pyranopterin monophosphate synthase MoaC: protein MSLSHIDPNGNPAMVDVGAKAISRRTALARSVVALGPDIMQHLTGADIQTRKGPVFQTAIIAGTMAAKRTDDLIPLCHSLGLDNCQITITAQGSDAVIDCLVSTEGKTGVEMEALVGASVAALTIYDMCKALSHDIVIRETKLMEKTGGKRDFKRA from the coding sequence ATGAGTTTATCCCATATAGATCCCAACGGAAATCCCGCCATGGTCGACGTTGGCGCTAAAGCCATCAGCCGCCGGACGGCGCTGGCCCGTTCTGTTGTTGCCCTTGGCCCTGATATTATGCAGCACCTGACCGGAGCTGATATCCAGACCCGTAAAGGCCCCGTTTTTCAGACCGCCATCATTGCCGGTACGATGGCCGCCAAACGTACCGACGATTTAATTCCGCTCTGCCATTCGCTGGGGCTGGACAACTGCCAGATCACGATCACGGCCCAGGGCAGCGATGCGGTCATCGACTGCCTGGTGTCGACAGAAGGGAAAACGGGCGTGGAGATGGAAGCGCTCGTGGGCGCATCGGTAGCAGCCCTGACCATTTATGACATGTGCAAAGCGCTCTCGCACGACATCGTCATTCGGGAGACAAAGCTGATGGAGAAAACGGGTGGCAAACGGGATTTCAAACGTGCCTAA
- the trxA gene encoding thioredoxin: MAAGSHAVEATDANFEALIQSDKPVLVDFWAEWCGPCKMIGPVVEQLAGEYEGKAIVAKMDVDQNAQVPAKFGIRSIPTLMVFKNGQLVDKVIGAVPKNVLEQKLQAAMEPAVL, translated from the coding sequence ATGGCAGCAGGATCACATGCCGTTGAAGCAACCGACGCTAATTTCGAAGCATTAATTCAATCAGATAAGCCGGTTTTAGTCGATTTCTGGGCCGAATGGTGCGGTCCATGTAAGATGATTGGCCCCGTTGTGGAGCAACTCGCTGGCGAATACGAAGGCAAAGCCATCGTCGCTAAAATGGACGTTGACCAGAATGCACAGGTACCTGCCAAATTCGGCATCCGCAGCATCCCAACCCTGATGGTTTTCAAAAATGGTCAGCTGGTCGATAAAGTTATCGGCGCTGTTCCCAAGAACGTACTGGAGCAAAAGCTGCAGGCCGCTATGGAACCAGCTGTATTGTAA
- a CDS encoding nucleoside deaminase → MNQDEEFLREAIQLAREGMTTGQGGPFGSIIVKDGQVVGRGCNQVTSTNDPTAHAEVVAIRDACRTLNTFQLEGCTLYASCEPCPMCLGAIYWARPSRIVYGAFHSDAAGAGFDDQFIYEELDKPREQRHIPMQQLLRDEADAVFQEWNVLENKKKY, encoded by the coding sequence ATGAATCAGGACGAAGAATTTTTGCGCGAAGCCATTCAACTGGCGCGCGAAGGGATGACCACCGGACAGGGCGGGCCGTTTGGCTCGATCATTGTCAAAGATGGACAGGTGGTAGGCCGTGGCTGTAACCAGGTTACGTCGACCAACGATCCGACTGCTCACGCCGAAGTCGTTGCCATCCGCGACGCCTGTCGGACGTTAAACACATTTCAGCTGGAAGGTTGCACCCTGTATGCCTCCTGCGAACCCTGCCCTATGTGTCTGGGGGCCATTTACTGGGCGCGGCCGAGCCGGATCGTGTACGGCGCGTTTCACTCCGACGCGGCTGGTGCCGGCTTCGACGATCAGTTTATTTACGAAGAGCTGGATAAACCCCGCGAGCAGCGCCACATTCCCATGCAGCAACTCCTGCGCGACGAAGCCGACGCCGTCTTTCAGGAGTGGAACGTACTGGAGAACAAAAAGAAATACTAA
- a CDS encoding DUF6992 family protein has product MHPFHKLLYAAGSLLLGTSASAQRATPSTELRDFSEQRIRHQKTLGLALGSYALANIAVGSIAAGQTTGETKYFHQMNVYWNLFNLGIAGVGLLGSRKKTGDGETLAEAIRQHQTMKQVLLFNAGLDVAYIVGGAYLRERAVSHPDKGDQLRGYGKSVMLQGGFLLAFDAVNYLIFKNRGDKQQLRLLSAGPMGVGMAVSIK; this is encoded by the coding sequence ATGCATCCATTCCATAAACTGCTCTACGCGGCCGGTTCTCTGCTGCTGGGGACTTCGGCTTCGGCCCAGCGGGCAACGCCCTCCACCGAACTACGTGACTTTAGCGAGCAACGTATCCGGCATCAGAAAACGCTCGGTCTCGCGCTCGGTAGCTATGCCTTGGCGAATATTGCCGTCGGCAGCATTGCCGCTGGGCAGACAACCGGCGAAACAAAATATTTCCACCAGATGAACGTCTACTGGAACCTGTTCAACCTGGGTATTGCCGGAGTCGGTTTGCTAGGTTCGCGAAAGAAAACGGGCGACGGGGAGACCCTAGCGGAAGCCATTCGCCAGCACCAGACTATGAAGCAGGTGTTGCTGTTCAACGCCGGTCTGGATGTTGCCTACATTGTAGGCGGGGCGTACCTGCGCGAGCGGGCCGTTAGTCATCCCGACAAAGGCGATCAGCTACGGGGTTACGGTAAATCGGTGATGCTACAGGGCGGTTTTCTGCTGGCCTTCGATGCTGTTAATTATTTAATTTTTAAGAACCGGGGCGATAAACAGCAACTCCGGCTCCTATCGGCCGGCCCGATGGGTGTTGGTATGGCCGTATCGATTAAGTAA
- a CDS encoding NTP transferase domain-containing protein: MPKPNGLILTGGRSTRMGQDKAQLTYHGKPQRNHLTDLLRPYCQQVFWSVNADQAVGLLNAEQPLILDAFDWPGPLNGILSAFRQQPTAAWFVVACDMPLLTSRSFDALLSERDPAKPATVFYDSDGALPEPLLGIYEPAFGPIMEQAVRAGEFSPRRLLQQNTVQLLTAPDVRELTNVNDPAARARLGF; the protein is encoded by the coding sequence GTGCCTAAGCCGAACGGGTTGATTCTCACGGGTGGCCGCAGTACGCGCATGGGGCAGGATAAGGCGCAGCTCACATACCACGGCAAACCCCAGCGTAATCACCTCACCGATCTCCTCCGGCCGTATTGTCAGCAGGTGTTCTGGTCGGTCAACGCCGATCAGGCAGTTGGCTTGCTTAATGCGGAACAGCCGCTAATTCTGGATGCGTTCGACTGGCCGGGGCCGCTGAACGGGATACTGTCGGCGTTTCGGCAACAGCCTACGGCGGCCTGGTTCGTGGTCGCCTGCGACATGCCGTTACTGACGAGCCGGTCGTTCGATGCGCTGTTGAGCGAGCGTGACCCGGCGAAACCCGCTACGGTGTTTTACGATTCGGACGGGGCATTGCCCGAACCGCTGCTTGGTATTTATGAACCTGCTTTTGGCCCCATTATGGAACAGGCCGTGCGGGCGGGTGAATTTTCGCCCCGTCGGCTACTGCAACAGAATACCGTTCAACTCCTGACCGCGCCTGACGTGCGGGAGCTGACCAACGTGAATGATCCGGCTGCCCGCGCCCGGCTGGGTTTCTGA
- a CDS encoding pyruvate dehydrogenase complex dihydrolipoamide acetyltransferase, which yields MAELIRMPKMSDTMTEGVIAEWHKKVGDKVKSGDVLAEVETDKATMDLEAYEEGTLLYIGVEKGSSVPVDGVLAVIGADGEDYKALLNGTSGGSQEAPAAETPKPAPADAPAPSGDANKAEVSTNLPDQKAVSAAPAENVNASVIRMPKMSDTMTEGTLVTWHKKEGDTVKAGDVLAEVETDKATMDLEAYEEGTLLYIGVKEGSVVAVDEIIAVVGEKGANFKVLVDGGGSTGAAAAPADSGNSTAEQNPEANVPANAATDLSYGGGEGDNAESNGRVKASPLAKRIAEEKGINLAQVHGTGPEGRIVKSDVESFVPGTAAPQAKPAQPAAQPAAPAPAAQPAPAATPAPSPAPAASGEFEDIPVSQMRKTIARRLGESMFSAPHFYLTMEINMDKAMELRGTVNGVSPVKISFNDFVLKACALALKQHPNVNASWLGDRIRRYKYVNIGVAVAVEDGLLVPVVRNADQKTLSTISGEVKDLAGKAKDKKLQPKDWEGSTFSISNLGMFGIDEFTAIINPPDACILAVGAIKQTVKVEGGEVKPTNVMKVTLSCDHRAVDGATGAAFLQTVKELLENPMRMLV from the coding sequence ATGGCAGAATTGATTCGAATGCCCAAGATGAGCGACACCATGACCGAAGGGGTCATTGCGGAGTGGCACAAGAAAGTGGGCGACAAAGTAAAATCCGGCGACGTACTGGCCGAGGTCGAAACCGACAAAGCGACCATGGACCTCGAAGCGTATGAGGAAGGTACGTTGCTCTACATCGGCGTTGAAAAAGGCTCGTCGGTACCCGTCGACGGTGTTCTGGCCGTCATTGGTGCCGATGGCGAAGATTATAAGGCGTTGCTGAACGGGACAAGTGGCGGTAGCCAGGAAGCCCCGGCTGCCGAAACGCCAAAGCCCGCCCCGGCCGATGCGCCTGCTCCGAGCGGTGACGCCAACAAAGCTGAGGTATCTACGAATCTGCCCGACCAGAAAGCCGTATCGGCCGCGCCGGCGGAGAATGTCAACGCGTCCGTTATCCGGATGCCGAAGATGAGCGATACCATGACCGAGGGTACGCTGGTGACCTGGCACAAGAAAGAAGGCGATACCGTAAAAGCGGGGGATGTGCTGGCCGAAGTCGAAACCGACAAAGCGACCATGGACCTCGAAGCCTACGAAGAAGGCACGCTGCTGTATATCGGTGTCAAAGAAGGTTCCGTCGTTGCCGTCGATGAGATCATTGCCGTTGTTGGTGAAAAAGGAGCCAACTTCAAAGTACTCGTCGATGGGGGTGGTTCTACGGGTGCCGCAGCTGCTCCGGCCGACAGCGGTAACAGCACTGCCGAACAAAATCCCGAAGCAAACGTACCGGCCAATGCCGCTACGGATCTGTCGTACGGTGGTGGCGAAGGCGACAACGCCGAATCGAACGGCCGTGTTAAAGCGTCGCCCCTGGCGAAACGAATCGCCGAAGAAAAAGGAATCAATCTGGCGCAGGTACACGGTACCGGTCCCGAGGGCCGCATCGTGAAGAGCGATGTCGAATCGTTTGTTCCCGGTACGGCGGCTCCCCAAGCCAAACCTGCGCAACCGGCTGCTCAGCCTGCTGCTCCGGCACCCGCTGCCCAGCCCGCCCCGGCGGCTACTCCCGCGCCGTCACCGGCTCCTGCGGCCTCCGGCGAGTTCGAGGACATCCCGGTAAGCCAGATGCGCAAAACCATCGCGCGCCGGTTGGGCGAGAGCATGTTCTCCGCTCCGCATTTCTACCTGACCATGGAAATAAACATGGACAAGGCTATGGAGCTGCGCGGAACGGTCAATGGCGTTAGCCCGGTTAAAATTTCGTTCAACGATTTCGTACTCAAAGCCTGTGCCCTGGCGCTCAAACAACACCCGAACGTCAATGCATCGTGGCTTGGCGACCGGATTCGCCGGTATAAATATGTCAATATCGGTGTAGCTGTAGCGGTTGAAGATGGCCTGCTGGTGCCGGTCGTCCGCAATGCCGATCAGAAAACGCTGTCGACGATTTCGGGCGAGGTGAAAGATCTGGCGGGTAAGGCAAAAGATAAAAAGCTCCAGCCGAAAGACTGGGAGGGTAGCACCTTCTCGATCTCGAACCTGGGTATGTTTGGTATCGACGAGTTCACCGCCATCATCAACCCACCCGATGCCTGTATCCTGGCCGTTGGTGCTATCAAGCAGACGGTGAAGGTAGAAGGCGGTGAGGTGAAGCCAACCAACGTCATGAAAGTGACGCTCTCCTGCGACCACCGCGCCGTTGACGGCGCAACGGGTGCCGCTTTCCTGCAAACGGTGAAAGAGTTGCTGGAAAATCCAATGCGGATGCTGGTATAA
- a CDS encoding class I SAM-dependent rRNA methyltransferase: MTFSKIYLQAGRDEAVRRFHPWVFSRAISRYEGNLDDGDVVEVFDSKKKYLATGHYHDGSIAVRLFSFNANAGGPVTPDVPYWTAKLERIRTLRKAIIATSQTNCYRLVHGEGDGCTGLIIDMYNGVAVLQAHSIGMHRERDLITEALKNVFGNELTAVYDKSAETLPDQYGNTVTNGYLFGRTTVPHAVLENGHTFMIDWITGQKTGFFLDQRDNRDLLAKYARDKRVLNAFCYSGGFSVYALQAGASLVHSVDSSQKAIDLTNRNVSANFTEEQLAGRHEAYTDDVMAFLKKHDHQYDVVVLDPPAYAKSLSARHRAVQGYKRLNAEGLRRVAKGGILFTFSCSQVVDRELFYNTIVAAAIEAGRQVRVLHHLSQPADHPVSLFHPEGGYLKGLVLWVE, encoded by the coding sequence ATGACATTTTCGAAGATATATCTGCAAGCCGGACGTGACGAAGCCGTCCGGCGGTTTCACCCCTGGGTTTTTTCGCGGGCCATCAGTCGCTACGAAGGTAATCTGGACGACGGGGATGTGGTGGAGGTCTTCGATAGCAAGAAGAAGTACTTGGCTACGGGCCACTACCACGACGGTAGCATTGCCGTACGGCTGTTCTCGTTCAACGCGAATGCGGGCGGCCCCGTAACCCCCGATGTGCCGTACTGGACTGCGAAACTGGAGCGTATTCGTACGTTGCGGAAGGCCATTATCGCCACCAGCCAAACCAATTGCTACCGACTCGTTCACGGCGAAGGGGATGGCTGTACGGGGCTCATCATCGATATGTATAATGGCGTAGCTGTTTTGCAGGCCCACTCGATTGGCATGCACCGTGAGCGTGACCTGATTACTGAAGCACTTAAAAACGTATTCGGCAACGAGTTGACGGCGGTCTACGACAAGAGCGCCGAGACCCTGCCCGATCAGTACGGTAACACGGTCACGAATGGATACCTGTTTGGCCGCACAACGGTACCCCATGCTGTACTCGAGAACGGACATACGTTTATGATCGACTGGATCACGGGGCAGAAAACGGGGTTCTTCCTCGACCAGCGCGACAACCGCGACCTGCTGGCCAAGTACGCCCGGGATAAGCGGGTGCTGAATGCATTCTGTTATTCGGGCGGCTTTTCGGTCTACGCACTGCAGGCGGGCGCCAGTCTGGTTCACTCCGTCGACTCGTCGCAGAAAGCCATCGACCTGACCAACCGCAACGTATCGGCCAACTTTACGGAGGAGCAGCTTGCCGGGCGTCATGAAGCCTATACCGACGACGTGATGGCGTTCCTGAAAAAGCACGATCATCAGTACGATGTCGTAGTGCTCGATCCACCGGCCTACGCCAAGAGCCTGTCGGCCCGCCACCGGGCGGTACAGGGCTACAAACGCCTGAACGCTGAGGGCCTGCGCCGGGTTGCCAAGGGGGGAATCCTGTTTACATTCTCGTGTTCGCAGGTGGTGGACCGGGAGTTGTTTTACAACACGATTGTAGCGGCCGCCATTGAAGCCGGCCGACAGGTACGGGTGCTGCATCACCTGAGCCAGCCCGCCGATCATCCCGTCAGCCTGTTCCATCCCGAAGGCGGTTACCTGAAAGGGCTGGTGTTGTGGGTGGAATAA
- a CDS encoding molybdopterin molybdotransferase MoeA — translation MLSVSNAFDITQRHTLTLPTERVSLDTALGRVLREPVYADRDFPPFDRVAMDGIGIRFADLTSATSSFRITGMQRAGQPQQTLTGSGNCLEVMTGAMLPIGADTVIRYEDITVADGLARITIDDIQPGQHIHHRATDRRAGDELLPVGTRLGPGELAVAASVGQTQLTVTALPRVALISTGDELVDVGETPLPHQIRRSNTYMLRAALMTLGIEATLHHIIDDEAILAERLSALLADNDVLILSGGVSAGKADFVPEVLAGLGVQKQFHKVEQRPGKPLWFGTRPNKTVFALPGNPVSTVLCAHRYVLPYLRSSLGLAPVPPTYAQLAEPLTFRPAITYFLPVRLSSASDGRMLAHPLPGSGSADFANLLDTSGFMELPADQSDFKAGDAFPVWLSRTL, via the coding sequence ATGCTCTCCGTCTCCAACGCTTTCGACATTACGCAGCGCCATACACTGACCCTTCCAACCGAACGTGTTTCGCTCGATACCGCACTGGGACGTGTGCTGCGCGAACCCGTCTACGCCGACCGTGACTTCCCCCCCTTCGACCGGGTAGCGATGGATGGTATCGGTATTCGCTTTGCCGACCTAACGTCTGCTACGTCTTCGTTTCGTATTACGGGTATGCAACGGGCGGGGCAACCCCAGCAAACGCTCACCGGGTCTGGTAACTGCCTGGAAGTGATGACCGGTGCTATGCTGCCGATAGGAGCCGACACGGTTATCCGGTACGAAGACATTACCGTAGCAGATGGCCTGGCCAGGATCACGATCGACGACATCCAGCCCGGCCAGCATATCCACCATCGCGCCACCGACCGCCGGGCAGGTGACGAATTGTTGCCGGTTGGTACCCGACTGGGACCGGGTGAACTGGCCGTAGCGGCTTCGGTAGGTCAAACGCAGCTTACCGTAACCGCCCTCCCCCGTGTTGCGCTGATCTCAACGGGCGATGAACTGGTCGACGTGGGTGAGACGCCCCTGCCGCATCAGATTCGCCGGTCGAACACCTACATGTTGCGGGCCGCCCTGATGACGCTGGGCATCGAGGCTACACTGCACCATATCATCGACGATGAAGCCATCCTCGCCGAGCGCCTGTCGGCTCTGCTGGCCGATAACGACGTACTGATCCTCAGCGGGGGCGTTTCGGCGGGAAAAGCCGACTTCGTACCCGAGGTGCTGGCGGGGCTTGGTGTGCAAAAACAGTTTCATAAGGTAGAGCAGCGGCCGGGCAAACCGCTCTGGTTTGGCACAAGGCCGAACAAAACGGTTTTTGCCCTGCCGGGCAATCCGGTTTCTACGGTCCTGTGTGCGCATCGATACGTACTGCCCTATTTGCGCAGTTCGCTGGGTCTGGCCCCCGTTCCGCCAACCTATGCCCAACTGGCAGAACCACTTACGTTCCGCCCCGCCATTACCTATTTTCTGCCCGTTCGGCTCAGCTCGGCATCCGACGGACGTATGCTAGCCCATCCCCTGCCTGGCTCGGGTTCGGCCGACTTTGCCAATCTACTCGATACCAGTGGGTTCATGGAACTCCCCGCCGACCAGTCCGATTTTAAGGCAGGAGACGCTTTCCCGGTCTGGTTATCGCGGACTCTGTAG